In Rhizoctonia solani chromosome 7, complete sequence, one DNA window encodes the following:
- a CDS encoding Retrotransposable element Tf2 protein, producing MEPEPTTAALLEAILNLTNQVGSLQAQISSQGQQLAELKAICKETNNLVGDKDQGGAQTKPGPSTGPVTPPTHSGGEAHTPGTVRPGLKAPFRPSRGTGFDSEDKEPRLPKKEPQGTPRRHLGSLTPFDAGSSIKQPKMDLPNPYKGDTRGQKATQWLDWMMLWVALHCNQFDKEEQMVVWILYHMTDKAANWALPIIGNIIKGKGNPPTTIQALTAKFKEAFADPNAKRAAARKIAALSQSTTTSKYVTEFRNLMAELDWNKEAYIAQFTRGLHWKVKELLSTKDSIPDNLEAIFAAAIKIDNIRRKNEENQPKKVPAKSLATTATTSTTTTRVRLSEDPNYVTPEEQDRRRASGLCVKCGQKGHSIKQCPNGWKATIKEVAKVAEDVETAAKPPTQKTDNIVDSVEFVNLGLDSNKKPLLFINLYIQNIPAEPLRTLIDSGATSNFISPLIVEKYKIPKTQLKNPQVVRMLDGTISQTGCIWHQVHLTVLANGHPHSIPFLICPIGNTPAILGMTWLTTEAPLINWQQGLITFPEQAQIASEEEADLDPLADLPPQYHEFAKVFGKEEFKVLPPHREYDISIDLVQDAKLSPGPLYGMTDAESKALKQHIDKELATGKIRPSTSSTGTPVMFVKKADGSLRLVVDYRKLNDVTHKNVYPLPRQDNLMAKLRHAKIFTKLDLRWGYNNVQIKEGDKWKTAFRTKYGLFEYLVMPFGLTNAPAAFQHFMNNLFRDLIDVTVVIYLDNILIFSEDPKDHPTHVREVLSRLMRNQLFCKLSKCHFHVTTVDYLGIVISPAGFSMDQKKIEAVTSWPTPKTVKQVQAFLGFVNYLRQFIPNFSSVARPLHNLTRKETPWSWGNLEEAAFQELKTLVTKLLVLIHSNPGLPYYLETDASGVAMGAILSQRGPDNQLHPIAYMSKSFSGAEGNYNTHNKELLAIIKALEEWRIFLEATDKPVQVFTDHCNLEYWMQARTFNQRHARWCVFLSDFNFEIHYCPGKQSGKLDALSRQLDYVDNPQEPEVMLPPEVFANTAEEELEIVTDICAKLNVLDVLRGCLGSGRLWLYRTK from the exons atggaaccagagccaaccactgccgctctccttgaggctatcctcaacctcaccaaccaagttgggtccttgcaggcccaaatatcatcccaaggccaacagcttgcagagctcaaagccatatgcaaggaaaccaacaaccttgttggtgacaaagaccagggcggagcccaaaccaagcctggcccatcaactgggcctgtcacccctcctacccactcagggggGGAAGctcacactccaggcacggttaggcctgggctcaaagccCCATTCCGCCcctcaagaggaacaggttttgactcagaggacaaagaaccaaggctccccaaaaaggagcctcaaggaacgcctagaaggcacttgggatctctcaccccctttgatgcagggtccagcataaaacaacccaagatggatcTCCCCAACCCCTATAAGGGTGACACCAGGGGACAAAAAgccactcagtggcttgATTGGATGATGCTATGGGTAGCTCTCCATTGCAAtcagtttgacaaggaagagcagatggttgtgtggattttataccacatgacagacaaagccgccaactgggccctccccatcatcgggaatatcatcaagggcaagggtaaccctcctaccaccatccaggccctaacggccaaattcaaggaggcctttgCTGACCCCAACGCCAAACGGGCCGCtgccagaaaaattgcggcTCTTTCCcaatccaccaccacctccaagtacgtcacagagttccgcaatctcatggcggagctagactggaacaaggaggcctatatcgcgcagttcacgcggggcctccactggaaggtcaaggaactgctgtCTACCAAAGATAGCATCCCTGACAATCTTGAAGCCATCTTTGCGGCGGCaattaaaattgacaacatccgccgcaaaaatgaggaaaacCAGCCAAAGAAGgttcctgccaagtccctggccaccacagccaccacttccactaccaccactaggGTCCGCTTATCAGAAGACCCAAACTATGTCACTCCGGAAGAAcaggaccgccgccgcgcgtctggcctttgtgtcaagtgcggccaaaaggggcacagcatcaaacaatgccccaatggctggaaagccacaattaAGGAGGTAGCCAAGGTGGCTGAAGATGttga gactgctgccaagcccccgactcaGAAAACAGACAATATAGTAGATAGCGTTGAATTTGTAAATCTTGGtctagactcaaataaaaaaccgctTCTTTTTATCAATCTATATATCCAAAATatcccggcagaaccccttagaaccctcattgactcaggagccacatcaaacttcatctcccccttgattgtggaaaaatacaaaatcccaaaaacccaactcaaaaacccacaagttgtgagaatgttagatggtactatatcccagactggttgcatttggcaccaggttcacctcacggtattggccaatggccacccccactccattccctttcttatctgccccattggcaacaccccagcaatccttggcatgacttggttaacaACAGAAGCCCCCCTTATcaactggcaacagggactgatcaccttccctgaacaagcacagattgcctctgaggaagaagcagacctagATCCTTTGGCAGACCTTCCtcctcagtaccatgaatttgctaaagtctttggcaaggaagaatttaaggtcctccctccacatagggagtatgatatatccatagaccttgtccaGGATGCCAAACTATCCCCAGGACCcttatatggcatgactgatgctgaatccaaggcgctcaagcagcacattgacaaagaattagcaacgggcaagatccgccccagcacttcTTCCACTGGcaccccagtcatgtttgttaagAAAGCAGACGGTTCCcttaggctggttgtggattaccgGAAACTCAATGacgtaacccacaaaaatgtatatccactcccaagacaggacaacctcatggcaaagCTGAGACATGCTAAAATATTCACAAAGCTTGATCTACgctggggttataacaacgtccagattaaggaaggagacaaatggaagacggcttttAGAACAAAGTacgggctatttgaatacctggtgatgccctttggccttaccaatgcccccgccgccttccaacacttcatgaacaacctgtttagggacctcattgacgtcactgtggttatctacttggacaacatcctgatcttctcagaggaccctaaggaccacccaacccatgtcagggaagtcctatcacgGTTAATGAGGAATCagttgttctgtaaactctccaagtgccacttccatgtcaccacgGTGGATTACTTGGGTATTGTCATTTCCCCAGCAGgcttttccatggatcagaagaagattgaggcggtcacgtcatggccaacccccaaaacagtcaagcaggtccaagccttcctaggatttgtcaactacctccgccaattcatccccaacttcagttcAGTAGCACGTCCCCTGCACAACCTtaccagaaaggaaaccccctggtcatggggcaacctagaggaagcagcATTTCAGGAATTGAAGACTCTTGTCACCAAGTTGCTGgttctcatccattccaacccagggctcccctattaccttgagacagacgcctcaggggttgccatgggagccatccttaGTCAGCGGGGCCCAGATAACCAACTACACCCAATTGCGTATATGTCCAAATcgttctcaggggcagaaggAAACTACAACActcacaacaaggaactcctggccatcatcaaggccttggaggaatggcgtattttccttgAAGCTACGGACAAGCCGGTTCAGGTATTTACAGACCACTGCAAccttgagtactggatgcaggcaaggacattcaatcaacggcatgctagatggtgtgtattcctgagcgatttcaatttcgaaatacattattgcccagggaagcaatcagggaagctggatgccttgtccagacaattggactatgttgacaacccccaagaaccagaagtcatgctaccaCCAGAGGTTTTTGCAAATACAGCGGAAGAGGAACTAGAAATTGTAACGGATATTTGCGCCAAGCTcaatgtcctagacgtccttaggggttgtctaggtagcgggcgcttgtggctgtatagaactaagtga
- a CDS encoding Retrotransposable element Tf2 protein: MGINSLVSIVSTTLKEDPSLEPIIKFLTEDADNAPPSIRKAYRDYDWEEDLLWYRRKLVVPDSEPLKEQLLREFHNSPLAGHPGQQRTLELISRSYWWPGMKSSAKEWVKCCPVCQANQRAHAPAISLKPLEVPPYPFHTISYDFITGFPKSQGHNAILVVIDSFSKFGHFIPTLKKVTLKGLADLFVNHVWKLHGLPIKTVSDRGTTFTGKFLRALYQQLGIKPAFSLAYHPESDGQTERVNQFIEFYLRLYVAADHSDWATWLLLAEYAYNNAKHSATGKTPFELVYGRNPVMNPSNVPANVPEADLVADTLAQEWKEAESALRMTKERMAGVKGTTPEYTIGEKVWLDAKNISSHAYRLKLPESLKIHDVFYVGLLSKSHKSPNQPFLERPPPETIRGEEEYKVEQIIDSKRQQGKWFYLIKWKGYGPEDNSWEPEELLEHSQEEIRCFNKSQLKKACDSAKSL; encoded by the exons atgggaataaattccctggtatctattgtgtctacaacactcaAGGAAGATCCATCACTGGAACCAATTATCAAATTCCTTACTGAGGATGCAGACAACGCGCCCCCTTCAATTAGGAAGGCCTATAgggactatgattgggaagaagatttGCTATGGTACCGCAGGAAACTGGTGGTTccggactcagaacccctGAAAGAACAACTCttgagggaattccacaactccccactggcaggacatccaggccaacaaaggacgCTTGAACTCATCAGCAGGAGCTATTGGTGGCCCGGAATGAAATCCTCTGCTAAAGAATGGGTCAAATGCTGTCCagtttgtcaagccaaccaacgcGCGCACGCCCCAGCTAtctccctgaaacccttagaagttcccccttatcctttccacaccatatcctatgacttcatcacagggttcCCCAAATCCCAGGGACACAACGCCATACTGGTTGTAATTGATTCCTTTTCaaaatttggccatttcatTCCCACCTTGAAAAAGGTCACATTGAAGGGTCTAGCGGACTTATTTGTCAACCACGtctggaagttacatgggcTACCCATAAAAACCGTCTCTGATAGAGGTACCACGTTCACCGGGAAGTTCCTCAGGGCACTATACCAACAACTTGGAATTAAGCCCGCCTTCTCATTGGCCTATCACCCGGAATcagatggtcaaacagaaagggtcaaccagttcatagagttctacctcagattgTATGTGGCTGCAGatcactcagattgggccacATGGTTGCTGCTGGCTGAATATGCatataacaacgccaagcaTTCTGCCACAGGGAAAACCCCTTTTGAACTagtttatggaagaaacccggtaatgaacccatccaatgtcccagcaaacgtcccagaagcagacctggTAGCGGACACCCTTGcacaggaatggaaggaagcagaatcCGCTTTAaggatgacaaaggaaagaatggcAGGAGTAAAAGGCACAACCCCAGAATACACTATTGGGGAAAAAGTATGGCTAGATGCAAAGAAT ATCTCAAGCCACGCATACCGCCTAAAGCTCCCTGAATCActgaagatccatgatgttTTTTACGTAGGACTACTTTCCAAAAGCCACAAATCACCAAACCAGCCATTCCTGGAACgcccccctcctgaaacaataagaggagaggaagaatacaaggtggaacagatcatagaTTCCAAGAGGCAACaaggaaagtggttctacctaatcaaatggaaagggtacgggccagaagacaactcttgggaaccagaggaactACTGGAACACAGTCAAGAGGAAATCCgttgcttcaacaagtcacaactgaaaaaggcttgtgactccgccaagagcctttaa
- a CDS encoding Dystrophin: MFDVRRRQYGRQNMRAPKWQNLRDSFLGILVRNMKFEFEATTVGTRLRLEGPVIDWAKGLGERNVARMELYRGHRCPRRRPTLPVLVVTLVNGSLYLIQRTARHSPSTNNDHPTTTIEGATTLNFSSRPIIVVTFKRDVHLDLCSILYACCNVPKLPNSKPKFDSRSFGLTVLLNITRYVLDRRISLSSGSSLQAKSLLGHLWKDAYQVAQRDDYDFWDKSLVDRTKNIVRELIYTMAYNALKKKLNWTGEDFMKEAYSTVAHVEVTESAENSPSDKAWDQAWNKHTKLTWRFLIRWLVVGNSLRRLSSQTDERDLPRRCKLTGFATDTKLVHFGLVGRDWNKITPGLKCSRGPQTGADCDCHAWISDWQIANHLAWNEIWPKAFQAGMDAVEGSIRDFRGQQRPVYANTSAATDGTPEHAPHVTQVIINPQPRQPQGNAGHNRTHPRAYPKSSQEQAVEGVTRFIKWLWARLEKSIEKEETAAQEVSQSALMDNNSAPNELIYHLLKADARKNANEALNKARHTENSLNRKSEYKDDAWKRARQVIHRQNGDIVQKEWRRLTIPRILGQSSEQGWIAKLWKKTLEDIHKETWSNSWGEIWADAWDDAYRSARTKGIEFGVKVALAKSQGVCTHGQLVGQLMSKESYQGIQRNAENEDLEVGGILDYVHSLFKDLSYTSNLASIHNTYNSDVAIRALVPNKDQNLNDISRILPKQPVSRELSYLELRHFIMDEYFKEELWKHRTSFQFGVSHAWQSFLKLQSDEAGRP, translated from the exons ATGTTTGATGTTCGACGGCGTCAATACGGTCGACAAAACATGCGGGCTCCCAAATGGCAAAACCTTCGTGACTCGT TCCTGGGCATTTTGGTGCGCAATATGAAGTTTGAGTTCGAGGCGACAACTGTTGGAACCCGCCTTCGCCTCGAAGGCCCAGTCATTGATTGGGCAAAGGGCTTAGGCGAGCGTAACGTAGCTCGAATGGAACTCTACCGCGGACACAGATGCCCCCGCAGACGCCCCACCCTACCAGTGCTTGTTGTAACATTAGTGAATGGATCTTTATACCTCATACAGCGAACCGCAAGACACAGCCCGAGTACCAACAATGATCACCCGACAACCACTATTGAGGGAGCCACAACTTTAAACTTTAGCTCTCGACCGATTATCGTTGTAACGTTCAAACGCGATGTGCACCTTGACCTATGCTCCATACTCTACGCTTGTTGTAATGTTCCAAAGTTGCCGAACAGCAAACCTAAATTCGATAGTCGTTCTTTCGGACTTACAGTCTTATTAAATATTACTAGATACGTCCTGGATCGGAGGATCTCCCTCTCCTCTGGATCGTCATTGCAGGCAAAGTCTCTATTGGGTCATCTCTGGAAGGATGCCTATCAGGTGGCACAACGCGACGACTACGATTTCTGGGACAAATCGCTTGTTGACCGAACCAAAAACATAGTCCGGGAACTTATATACACGATGGCATATAACGCTTTAAAGAAAAAACTCAATTGGACAGGGGAAGATTTTATGAAGGAAGCATATTCTACAGTTGCTCACGTGGAGGTTACGGAATCGGCGGAGAATTCCCCGTCTGATAAGGCATGGGATCAAGCTTGGAACAAGCATACAAAACTCACCTGGCGTTTCTTGATACGTTGGCTTGTAGTCGGAAATAGCTTGCGACGGCTCTCCTCTCAGACGGATGAACGAGATCTTCCGCGTCGATGTAAACTCACAGGGTTCGCTACTGATACAAAACTTGTCCATTTTGGTTTGGTTGGGCGCGACTGGAATAAAATAACTCCCGGCTTAAAATGTTCAAGGGGCCCACAAACTG GAGCTGATTGCGATTGCCATGCTTGGATTTCAGACTGGCAAATTGCGAATCACCTTGCCTGGAACGAGATTTGGCCCAAAGCCTTCCAGGCAGGAATGGATGCGGTAGAGGGCTCCATAcgagattttcggggtcAACAAAGGCCGGTCTATGCCAATACTTCTGCAGCCACCGATGGCACTCCCGAACACGCCCCACATGTCACCCAGGTGATAATAAACCCACAGCCTCGCCAACCACAAGGGAATGCAGGTCACAACCGGACTCATCCTAGAGCATACCCTAAATCAAGTCAGGAGCAGGCAGTCGAAGGCGTGACCAGGTTTATCAAATGGCTATGGGCCCGATTAGAGAAATCCATTGAAAAAGAAGAGACAGCAGCCCAAGAAGTATCACAATCGGCATTGATGGACAATAATTCGGCTCCTAACGAACTTATTTATCATCTATTGAAGGCAGATGCTCGAAAAAATGCTAACGAAGCCTTGAACAAAGCCAGGCATACGGAAAATAGTCTCAACAGAAAATCCGAATACAAAGATGACGCATGGAAACGGGCACGTCAAGTTATACATAGACAAAATGGCGACATTGTTCAAAAAGAATGGCGGAGGCTTACTATCCCACGTATCCTTGGACAATCTTCAGAACAGGGATGGATAGCAAAACTGTGGAAGAAAACTCTTGAAGATATACACAAAGAAACTTGGTCAAATTCGTGGGGGGAAATATGGGCTGATGCATGGGACGACGCATATCGATCTGCCAGGACCAAAGGAATAGAATTCGGCGTGAAAGTCGCGTTGGCAAAATCTCAGGGTGTATGCACTCATGGCCAACTGGTCGGGCAACTTATGAGTAAAGAGTCCTATCAGGGTATCCAGAGAAATGCCGAGAACGAAGATCTGGAAGTCGGCGGCATTCTGGATTATGTTCATTCGCTTTTCAAAGACCTAAGTTACACTTCCAATTTGGCTTCGATTCACAACACCTACAATAGCGACGTAGCGATACGGGCGTTAGTCCCAAATAAA gatcaaAACCTGAACGATATATCCCGTATACTCCCCAAACAGCCAGTATCGCGAGAATTATCATACCTAGAGTTAAGGCACTTTATCATGGACGAATATTTTAAAGAAGAGCTGTGGAAGCATCGTACTTCATTTCAGTTTGGTGTTTCACATGCATGGCAGTCATTCTTAAAACTTCAATCTGACGAGGCCGGTAGGCCTTGA
- a CDS encoding glyoxal oxidase, with translation MRKYAPLAVFAASSVVALPSVTGPAQIIPKPGQPTKSAQSNTFEVVGDSGVSAQQLFLGMPNQVFVIDKTERNPMQVAGHPAWATLYDTDTNQARAMDIITNSFCAGGNVLGNGTWLNVGGNQAVGPGGASAPDRAAPYRGVDGGLSMRFLTPNADGSAEWIDNPALYMTSRRWYPTLETLSDGTMIIIGGNMWGGFVNGAGQNNPTYEFFPSKGGAVDFELLRTTLPANLYPLTWLLPSDVLFIQTNWGAAILDYKKNVQSNLDNIPHAVRTYPASAGTAMLPLTPANNWTATMIFCGGSDLQPNQWTDGSSKVNVPASSSCVTITPDVDAVWKDDDDLPAGRVMGNMILLPNGKVFFVNGANTGTAGYGNDTWAVGQSYADEPIFTPLIYDPLAPTGKRWSDAGLPKSTIARMYHSTATLLPDGSVLISGSNPNADYITNTKYPTEYAVERYYPSYYSMRRPEPVGLMDRLNYGGPGYDVTLSLEDLSGNLTKIQTAKAVVVRTGFSTHAINFGMRHVELDTSYTVTPLDGGSYNITLHVAQLPPNPAILAPGPAFLFIVVDGVPSIGQMIMVGSGKIGKDSQTVVAKTQLPPSSLPIGETNGSTGGGSSGGNNQGNTAPQQIVGWTGLIVGSMIAGLAGLL, from the exons ATGCGCAAGTATGCGCCTCTCGCTGTCTTTGCTGCCTCGTCTGTTGTGGCTCTGCCTTCGGTCACTGGACCTGCTCAGATAATCCCAAAGCCAGGCCAGCCTACCAAGTCGGCTCAGTCAAATACATTCGAGGTTGTTGGCGATTCGGGGGTCTCTGCCCAGCAACTCTTCCTCGGCATGCCAAATCAGGTTTTTGTCATCGACAAGACAGAGAGGAATCCAATGCAAGTTGCAGGGCATCCCGCGTGGGCGACATTGTATGATACCGACACGAACCAGGCACGTGCAATGGATATCATCACAAACTCGTTCTGCGCCGGTGGGAACGTACTAGGCAATGGTACATGGCTCAATGTCG GGGGCAATCAAGCAGTCGGTCCCGGTGGCGCCTCGGCTCCTGACCGTGCAGCCCCTTACCGAGGTGTGGATGGTGGTTTATC TATGCGTTTCCTTACTCCCAATGCCGACGGCTCTGCGGAATGGATTGATAATCCAGCCCTCTACATGACCAGTCGACGATGGTACCCAACATT GGAAACGTTGTCTGATGGAACCATGATTATC ATCGGCGGAAATATGTGGGGAGGTTTTGTCAACGGAGCTGGACAG AATAATCCTACCTACGAGTTCTTCCCATCAAAAGGTGGTGCCGTCGACTTCGAGCTGCTACGAACCACCCTTCCCGCCAACTTGTACCCTCTGACTTGGCTTCTTCCTTCCGATGTCTTGTTTATTCAAACAAACTGGGGAGCCGCAATTTTGGATTACAAGAAGAACGTCCAAAGCAACCTGGATAATATACCCCATGC TGTACGAACTTACCCTGCCTCTGCTGGTACTGCGATGTTACCCTTGACGCCTGCTAATAATTGGACTGCGACAATGATCTTTTGTGGTGGCTCCGATTTGCAACCCAACCAATGGACCGATGGCTCATCCAAGGTCAACGTACCTGCGTCTTCCAGCTGCGTAACCATCACTCCAGATGTTGATGCTGTATGGAAAGACGACGATGACTTGCCTGCTGGTCGTGTTATGGGTAACATGATTCTTTTACCCAACGGAAAGGTGTTCTTTGTTAACGG GGCCAACACTGGGACTGCCGGTTACGGAAACGACACATGGGCAGTTGGTCAATCATACGCCGACGAACCGATATTCACGCCATTGATATACGACCCACTCGCTCCCACGGGCAAACGCTGGTCCGACGCCGGTTTGCCAAAGTCTACCATTGCACGCATGTACCACTCTACTGCCACCCTTCTCCCCGATGGCTCGGTCTTGATCTCGGGCTCCAATCCAAACGCCGATTACATTACCAATACCAAATACCCTACCGAGTACGCCGTCGAACGCTACTACCCATCGTACTATTCGATGCGCCGACCCGAACCCGTTGGACTGATGGATCGTCTCAACTATGGTGGCCCGGGATACGATGTGACCTTGTCCCTCGAGGACCTCAGCGGAAACTTGACCAAGATCCAAACCGCCAAGGCTGTCGTCGTTCGTACTGGATTCAGCACGCATGCGATCAACTTTGGGATGCGCCACGTGGAGCTCGATACCAGCTACACCGTCACCCCATTGGATGGTGGTAGCTACAACATCACGCTGCATGTTGCTCAGTTGCCCCCGAACCCTGCCATCCTTGCGCCTGGCCCCGCCTTTTTGTTCATTGTCGTCGACGGAGTTCCGAGCATCGGTCAGATGATCATGGTTGGAAGCGGCAAGATTGGCAAGGACAGTCAAACTGTTGTGGCCAAGACCCAACTTCCACCGAGCAGTCTACCCATCGGAGAGACCAATGGCTCCACGGGAGGTGGCTCATCGGGTGGCAACAACCAAGGCAACACCGCGCCCCAACAAATTGTTGGATGGACGGGTCTGATTGTGGGGTCTATGATCGCCGGACTTGCAGGACTCTTGTAA